Proteins encoded together in one Coffea arabica cultivar ET-39 chromosome 2c, Coffea Arabica ET-39 HiFi, whole genome shotgun sequence window:
- the LOC113726800 gene encoding pectinesterase 2-like, giving the protein MFTKLAMACPLAVFLFVTVFVSPAISRQLPPSTIKSWCAQTPYPQPCEYFLSHSPKYGHGYPIKGKSDFLKMSLNLALERALHGRENTYNLGSKCQNEREKAAWADCLELYESTIVKINKTVDPHTKCSAVDAQTWLSTALTNLETCKQGFTELGGGADFLVPLVSNSNVSCLISNTLSLNKVGYNEPSYKEGFPTWVNPGDRKLLQSSSPKPNVVVAQDGSGNFKTVAQAIAAAAKRSGNGRYVIHVKAGTYKENVEIGTKLKNIMLVGDGIGKTIITGSKSVDGGSTTFKSATVAVVGDGFIARGISFRNTAGAQNHQAVALRSGSDLSVFYQCSFEGYQDTLYVHSERQFYRECDIYGTVDFIFGNAAVVFQSCNIYARNPPNKTNTITAQGRTDPNQNTGISLLNSRVTAASDLKPVQSSVKTYLGRPWKEYSRTVFMKTFLDGLINPAGWMPWSGNFALNTLYYGEYANTGPGSSTAKRVNWKGYHVITSATEASKFTVGNFIAGSSWLPATNVPFTSGL; this is encoded by the exons ATGTTCACAAAACTAGCAATGGCGTGCCCTTTGGCAGTTTTCCTGTTCGTGACTGTTTTTGTTTCTCCGGCCATCTCTAGACAACTTCCTCCATCAACAATAAAATCATGGTGTGCACAAACCCCATATCCACAACCATGTGAGTATTTCTTGTCCCACAGCCCTAAATACGGCCATGGCTATCCCATAAAAGGCAAGTCCGATTTTCTGAAGATGTCACTCAATCTTGCCTTAGAACGTGCCCTGCATGGCCGGGAAAACACATACAACCTTGGCTCAAAATGTCAAAACGAGCGCGAAAAGGCTGCATGGGCTGATTGTCTAGAGCTTTATGAAAGCACCATTGTCAAGATTAACAAAACTGTTGATCCTCACACCAAGTGCAGTGCAGTTGATGCGCAAACTTGGCTTAGCACAGCACTCACCAATCTTGAGACATGCAAGCAAGGGTTCACTGAGCTTGGCGGCGGTGCTGATTTTCTTGTGCCCTTGGTGTCAAATAGTAACGTTAGCTGTTTGATTAGTAACACTTTGTCGCTAAACAAAGTGGGATATAACGAGCCAAGCTATAAGGAGGGGTTCCCAACTTGGGTGAATCCAGGTGACAGGAAACTCTTGCAGTCTTCATCTCCAAAGCCAAATGTTGTGGTAGCCCAAGATGGTTCGGGCAACTTTAAGACGGTCGCTCAAGCTATAGCTGCTGCCGCGAAGCGATCGGGAAATGGGAGGTATGTGATACACGTAAAGGCAGGAACATATAAGGAAAATGTGGAGATTGGAACTAAGTTGAAGAATATCATGTTGGTTGGTGATGGTATTGGAAAAACCATTATCACCGGAAGCAAGAGCGTTGACGGTGGTAGCACCACTTTCAAATCTGCAACAGTTG CCGTTGTCGGCGATGGATTCATTGCTCGTGGGATTTCGTTTAGGAACACAGCGGGAGCTCAAAATCACCAAGCGGTGGCTCTTCGATCTGGTTCCGATCTCTCTGTATTTTACCAATGCAGCTTTGAAGGCTATCAAGACACCCTTTATGTCCACTCGGAAAGACAATTTTACAGGGAATGTGATATCTACGGAACTGTTGATTTTATATTTGGGAATGCTGCTGTCGTCTTCCAAAGCTGTAACATCTATGCAAGAAATCCTCCGAACAAGACAAACACTATCACCGCACAAGGTAGAACCGACCCTAACCAAAACACTGGAATATCCCTTCTCAATTCCAGAGTTACCGCAGCTTCCGACCTGAAACCAGTTCAAAGCTCGGTCAAGACATATCTTGGAAGACCGTGGAAAGAATATTCAAGGACTGTGTTCATGAAAACATTTCTTGATGGTTTAATTAATCCAGCTGGTTGGATGCCCTGGAGTGGTAATTTTGCTCTCAATACCTTGTACTATGGAGAATATGCTAACACAGGCCCTGGTTCATCCACTgcaaaaagggtaaactggaaGGGGTATCACGTGATAACTAGTGCAACAGAGGCTTCTAAATTCACAGTCGGAAACTTCATTGCTGGCAGTTCTTGGTTGCCTGCCACCAATGTGCCCTTCACATCTGGCCTCTAA
- the LOC113726801 gene encoding plasmodesmata-located protein 8-like: protein MPRSLQQHKPQFTTLALRLSSFFLLLVLSNQSHHVKADIFIYSDCSEGKYQPNSPYVTYLNTLLSSAVNSASQSLYNSFALGNDSSAPAEASIYGLYQCRGDLETRDCATCMASAVNQINLVCPYTYGAILQLDGCFLRYEHIDFLGKPDTSLRYKKCGKRASSDAEFLRGRDAVLANMQGSISFRVSTSGLVEGYAQCIGDLSEADCSSCLADAVVQLKSLCGSSEAADAFLAQCYARYWASGYYDSSDSSHGNDDEVGKTVAIIVGSVAGFAVLIVLISFCRTAVH from the exons ATGCCGAGAAGCCTTCAACAACACAAACCTCAATTCACCACCTTAGCTCTCAGACtctcctctttctttcttctcttggttctgTCTAACCAAAGCCACCATGTCAAAGCTGATATTTTCATCTATTCAGACTGCTCTGAAGGAAAGTACCAGCCAAATTCTCCCTACGTAACCTACCTCAACACTTTACTATCTTCAGCAGTAAACTCAGCCTCTCAGTCTCTTTACAACAGCTTTGCTCTCGGGAATGATAGCTCAGCACCAGCTGAAGCCTCGATATATGGTTTATACCAGTGTAGGGGTGATTTGGAAACAAGGGATTGTGCAACATGCATGGCAAGTGCGGTTAACCAAATTAATCTGGTTTGTCCTTACACTTACGGAGCTATTTTGCAACTTGATGGCTGCTTTCTCAGATACGAGCACATAGATTTTCTCGGTAAGCCGGATACAAGTCTTAGGTACAAGAAGTGTGGCAAAAGAGCAAGCAGTGATGCAGAGTTCTTGAGGGGAAGAGATGCTGTTCTTGCTAATATGCAGGGTTCTATAAGTTTTAGGGTGAGTACGTCGGGCTTAGTTGAAGGCTATGCACAGTGCATAGGTGACTTGAGTGAGGCAGACTGCTCTTCTTGTTTAGCTGATGCTGTTGTGCAATTGAAGAGTTTGTGTGGATCATCTGAGGCTGCAGATGCCTTTTTAGCACAATGCTATGCTAGGTATTGGGCATCTGGATATTACGATTCCTCAG ATTCTTCCCATGGCAACGATGACGAAGTGGGAAAAACAGTAGCAATCATCGTGGGAAGCGTAGCGGGCTTTGCCGTACTCATTGTTCTTATTTCGTTTTGCCGAACGGCTGTCC ACTAA
- the LOC140035552 gene encoding uncharacterized protein, with translation MGDMNDIVSNEKKWGGRKRADISFENFRDFINTNELVDIGYEGKPWTWSNRWDNEGEIRERLDRVLGSGSWCNSFRNARCRHLETKASDHSMLLVDTKPAMGKRWKKRFMFDRNWFQHKEVGNIVKLAWNTSCIRSRFFKFQFKIKQCRVALLRWNKQKERNFGKIILQTKKEMKLLRDSNMSGKGIRLTLLKKKLVAAYKYEEDEEETGTKIIQYFKGIFTAEALQCIDAILNEIPQSITSMMNKQLILPVTEQEVHRIVFSMHPNKLLSPDGMTPIFFQKFWFNIKLDLINVVQSFFHSGNLLRAVNETLICLIPKVDSPIDMT, from the exons ATGGGAGATATGAATGATATAGTCTCTAATGAAAAAAAATGGGGTGGCAGGAAAAGAGCAGATATCAGCTTTGAAAACTTTAGAGATTTCATTAATACCAATGAACTAGTGGACATTGGCTATGAGGGGAAACCTTGGACATGGAGTAATAGGTGGGACAATGAGGGAGAGATCAGAGAACGTTTAGATAGAGTATTGGGATCTGGGAGTTGGTGTAATAGCTTTAGGAATGCAAGATGCAGGCATCTAGAGACGAAAGCTTCTGACCATTCTATGTTGTTGGTAGATACAAAACCTGCAATGGGGAAGAGGTGGAAAAAGAGATTTATGTTTGATAGGAATTGGTTTCAACATAAAGAGGTGGGGAATATAGTTAAGTTAGCCTGGAACACTAGTTGTATAAGGTCCAGATTCTTCAAGTTTCAGTTTAAAATCAAGCAGTGTAGAGTGGCCTTACTGAGATGGAACAAGCAGAAGgagagaaattttggaaaaatcattttacaGACTAAAAAAGAGATGAAATTGCTAAGGGATAGTAATATGAGTGGGAAAGGGATCAGACTGACATTGTTGAAGAAAAAACTGGTTGCAGCTTATAAGTATGAAGAG GATGAGGAGGAGACTGGCACAAAAATAATCCAATATTTCAAAGGCATTTTTACTGCTGAGGCTCTTCAGTGTATTGATGCCATCCTAAATGAAATCCCACAGTCCATAACTAGTATGATGAACAAACAGCTTATCTTACCTGTGACTGAGCAGGAAGTTCACAGAATTGTCTTCTCTATGCATCCAAACAAGTTACTTAGCCCTGATGGTATGACCCCTatcttttttcaaaagttttggttTAACATTAAGCTAGATTTGATTAATGTTGTTCAGAGTTTCTTTCATTCTGGCAATTTACTAAGAGCTGTTAATGAGACCTTGATCTGTCTGATTCCTAAAGTTGACTCCCCTATTGATATGACTTAG